Below is a window of Planococcus rifietoensis DNA.
ATTGCGGCGAATGAACGCGTATCGATCACGTTTACCAGATTCAGCGTCGCGTGGTTTCTTGTGGCGATCCCGATGGACTTTTTGAAAGCCCATTCCGCTTCTTTCGATCCGTCGACCGCTACCATGATTTGATTATACTTTAATGTCATCTGTACATTCCTCCTTTGTCTATACTGTAACTTTCGAGGCATAGGCAAATTGTTCCTTCTTAAACAATGAAATTTATCGATTTATTTGATATTTCTTTTTAGGTCACTATTTCAAAATATCTTTCCTTCTTCTGATTGAACGGATTATACAGTGTTTTGATGCAGTAAAAATTATCTTCTGAAAAGACAAATTAATGGAGCAATATGAAACGGAATCTGTTAGAATGGATGTGGTTTCAAATGCTGTTAGTTTGGTTCATTTTATTATTTCAGACACAATATAATGGAGGGTTTTGTAATGCGTATCGGGGTACCTACAGAAGTTAAGAACAATGAGAACCGTGTGGCAATGACGCCGGCGGGAGTAGTGAACTTGGCACTTTTCGGCCATGAAGTTTTCATCCAATCCGGTGCAGGGCTTGGGTCGGGTTTTACGGATACTGATTATGAAGCAGCCGGCGCTGTAATCGTCGCCGATGCTGACCAAGCATGGGCACAGGATATGGTCATGAAAGTGAAAGAGCCGGTAGCTAGCGAGTACAAGCATTTCCGTGAAGGCCAAGTGCTCTTCACTTACTTGCATTTGGCGCCGGAAGTGGCATTGACGAATGCTTTGCTCGAGTCGAAAGTGACAGGCGTGGCTTATGAAACGGTTCAACTTCCGAACAATTCCTTGCCGCTCCTTACACCAATGAGCGAAGTGGCTGGCCGCATGTCGACACAGATCGGTGCTCAGTTCCTTGAGAAAATCCACGGCGGCGGGGGCATCTTGCTCGGCGGCATCCCTGGCGTTTCACGCGGTAAGGTGACGATTGTCGGCGGTGGCGTAGCTGGAACGAACGCTGCAAAAGTGGCAATCGGCATGGGGGCTGATGTAACAATCCTTGACTTGAACCCAGAACGCCTGCGCCAATTGGACGACCTGTTCGGCAAAGATGTGCAAACATTGGTTTCTAATCCGCTTAACATCGCGCAATCGGTTAAAAATTCGGATCTAGTCATCGGAGCGGTATTGATTCCGGGAGCGAAAGCACCGAAATTGATCACTGAAGACATGATCAAATCGATGAAGCCAGGTTCAGTCGTTGTCGATATCGCGATCGACCAGGGCGGCATCTTCGAGACAAGCGACCGCATCACCACTCACGATGCGCCGACTTATGTGAAGCATGATGTTGTTCATTATGCCGTTGCGAATATGCCGGGGGCAGTTCCGCGCACATCGACGATCGGCTTGACGAATGTAACGGTCCCTTACGCAGTGCAAATCGCCAACAAAGGACTTAAGCAAGCGATTCTTGACAACGAAGCATTGAAAAAAGGCGTTAACACGATGGACGGTTTTGTCACGTATAAAGCCGTAGCTGACGATCAAGGCCTTGATTACAAATCAGTCGACGAATTGCTGCAATAATAAATGCAAAAGAGCTGTCCAAGGAAAATCCGCTAGATGGATTTTCGGGACAGCTCTTTTTTCATTAGCGGTTGATGATTGTCAATTCTTTCGGGTATTTAGTCAGCACTTCGTAGCCATCTTCGGTGACGACCAGATCGTCTTCGATGCGCACGCCGACTTGATCCGTGACATAAATGCCGGGTTCGATCGTAAATACCATGCCCGCCTCAAGCGGCATATCGTTGCCCCCGTGGATCGACGGGAATTCGTGGACAGAAATCCCAAGGCCGTGGCCAAGGCGGTGCGTGAAATATTCCCCGTAGCCTGCGTCTTCAATGGTCTTGCGGGCAATCCCGTCAAGCTCAGCCGCTGTAACGCCAGGTCGCACCGCATCGAGTGCTGCTTGTTCAGCGCGTTTGACGATATCGTACACTTCTTTCGCCTGCACACTCGGTTCGCCGAACGCCAGTGTGCGGGTGATGTCCGAGCAATAACCTTCGTAAATGACACCGAGGTCCATTAGCACGAGATCGCCGCGTTCGATTTGGCGTTGCCCTGTTTTGCCATGCGGTGAAGCGGCTTTTGGGCCTGTCAAAACTGTGGTATCGAATGACATGTGGGTGATGCCGCGTTTTTTCAATGCCGTTTCGATTTCGGTCATCAATTCGATTTCCGTCATCCCTTCCTGCATCACGTCGGCTGCCACTTCGATGGCGTAATCCGCAAGTGAGGCAGCATGGCGCAGGATGTCGAGTTCTGCTTCGTCTTTAATGACGCGCATCGCGTTCATTTGGGCATCGATCGAATGGATTTCGGGCGACTGGAAATAATGGTTGATCGCGTCGTAGCGCTCGACAATCATATGCGCTTTCTCGATGGCGATGCGTTTCATCGGCTGATTGCGTTTGGCTGCCGTTTCGTATAACACTTGCATCGCGTCTTGCGTATCGGCGTGTCCCGCAATTTCGCCCGTCCAGCCAGCCGCTTTCGCATCCGGCGCTTCCATTGCGGGGCAGATGAGGAATGGTTCTGCCTCAGCGAACACCATAACGGCAAGCAGCCGCTCTTTCGGGTCGCTATTGAAACCCGTCAAATAGAAGATATTATGCGGGTCGGTGATAAGCGCCGCATCGTATTGCTGCTGTTTCAAAAATTTTTGCAAGTTGGTCAATTTGTTCATATGTATTCCTCCCCTTCATGTGTAGCATATCAAAAATCAGGGTATAAAACAGCAGAAAGCAGTGTGCTAAAACTCTATTGGAGGGATATCATGAAAATCTCATATCACGGCCATTCGGTTGTCAAAATTCAAACCGGTGGCAAAACGATCCTCATCGATCCGTTCATCACCGGAAACGAATTGACAGACCTGACGGCAAGCGAAGAAAAACCGGATGCGATTTTACTGACGCATGCGCATAACGACCATGTCGGCGATACAGTAGACATTGCAAAATCAAGCGGTGCAGTCGTTGTGGCGCCTGTGGAGCTGGCGAATTACCTAGGCGGACAAGGCTTGGATGCAGTCGGAATGAACCTTGGCGGCGCCAAAGAATTTGAATTCGGCAAAGTGAAATTCACGAAAGCGTTCCATAGCTCGTCCTATACTGCAGAAGACGGCGAAGTCATCTACGGCGGCATGCCGGCTGGGATTCTCTTTGAAGCGGAAGGGAAGACCGTGTATCACGCCGGGGATACAGAAGTGTTCGGAGATATGGAAATCATCGGCAAGCGCCATTCAATCGACTTGGCGTTCGTCCCGATTGGCGATTTCTTCACGATGGGGCCAGAAGATGCCGCTTATGCCGTCGAGCTGATCAATCCGAAAACGGCGGTGCCGATTCATTACAACACTTTCCCGCCAATCAAGCAGGACCCAGAGCAATTCAAGCAAGCAGTCAAGCAGGCGGAAGTCCAGATCATGGAGCCTGGGGACAGCATCGATTTATAAAATCTATTGATAGTAAACAGGCAAGGGAAGGCGACAATTCCCTTTGCCTGTTTTTTCTTGCCATGAGCCAAGACTTCCTTTTCCATGACTGCTGCCGGATTATCGACTTCCATTCGGATTATGATAAACTAAGGAATAGAGGATAGCAGAAAGATTGGTGAAACAATGGCGACGAAACACGAACAGATTTTGGACTATATCGAGACTTTGGCTGTGGGGGAGAAAATCTCCGTTCGCCGGATTGCCAAAGAGCTTCAAGTATCAGAAGGCACCGCTTACCGTGCCATTAAAGAAGCGGAAAACAAACGGCTGGTCTCGACGATCGAACGGGTCGGCACCATCCGCATCGAGCGCAAAAAGAAAGAGAATATCGAACGGCTGACGTATGCGGAAATCGTCAAAGTCGTCGACGGCCAAGTGCTCGGCGGGCGCGCCGGGCTCCATAAATCATTGAACAAATTCGTCATCGGGGCCATGCAGCTCGAGGACATGATGCGCTATACGGAAGCGGGCAACCTGCTGATTGTGGGGAATCGCTACAAAGCCCATGAATATGCCCTGCAGGCAGGGGCGGCAGTGCTTGTGACAGGAGGGTTCGATGCTTCTGAGCAAGTGAAAAAGCTGGCCGATGAATTGGAGTTGCCGGTCATTTCCACCAGCTACGATACCTTTACGGTAGCGACGATGATCAACCGGGCGATTTACGACCAATTGATCAAAAAAGAGATTCTGCTCATCGAAGACATTTTGATCCCGCTTGAAAATACGCATTTCCTGCATGTCAAAGATCCAATCCGCCGCTATAACGAACTGAATAACGAAACAACACATGGCGGATTTCCCGTTGTCGACAGCAACGGCAGGCTGGTCGGGATCGTCACCTCGCGGGATGTCATTGGCGCGTCAGACACGGAAACGATTGATAAAGTGATGACCAAAGACCCGATAACAGTGTCGCTGCAGACAAGCGTCGCAGCAGCAGGGCACCGAATGATTTGGGAAGGAATCGACTTACTGCCGATCACTGACGACCACCATAACTTGATGGGCATCATCAGCCGGCAGGATGTATTGAAAGCGATCCAAACAGCGCAGCGCCAGCCCCAGCAAGGCGAGACGATTGACGACATCATCAAAAGCCAATTAAACCAAGTGCAAGAAGACAAGCTTAGCCTTGAATTCCGTGTCACGCCCCAAATGACCAACGCATACGGCTCGTTGTCGTACGGAGCTTACACAATGGTGCTGACAGAAGCGGCGGCCACGGCACTCAAGACAAAAAACCGCAAAGACAGCGTACTTGAAAACATCACGGTCTATTTCCTGAAACCGGTGCAGTTGGACGCGGCATTGATCATTCGCCCGACGATCCTGGACATCAGCCGCAAATCAGCAAAAGTCGATGTCGAAGTGTTGTATGAACAGCAAGTGATCGGCAAAGCAATGCTGACCTTCCAATTGCTCGACCGCTGAGCACTGCCTTAAAAGTGTAGCGGCCTCTTGCGTGCCACAATCAAAAAAAACAACCTCTCCACAAGGGAGGGGCTGTTTTATGGGTTCAGGCGGGTTTCTTCGTCAAGAAACGCTTGGTAATGGCGATTCGCCTTGAAATTATGGACAATCAGCGCCAAGCCAAGAACGATAAAGATGCCGGCAATGATGTAAGTGACAACAGTTTGGAAAATGAACAGCTGATTGATGCCGAAAAAGGCGATAAAGCTGCCGAGCGCAATTTGGGCGCGGCTTGCATACCAATTTTTCCGTACCGGCAGACGCGTGCGGATCTGTTTCGTTTTATAGTAAAGATAGAATACAGCAGAAATGATAATCAAAAATACGAATATGAGCATGGGGAACCTCCTGTTATGCAAATCTATTTCCATTGTAATGGGGATGATCAGAAAATGCGAATGGATTTCCCTGTCCACTGGAGGATTGAAGCAATGTATAGTCAAATCATCGACACAATTAAACAATTCGATACAATCATCATCCACCGTCATGTGCGTCCCGATCCGGACGCATACGGGTCCCAGATCGGCCTGAAATACATACTGAGCCATAACTATCCGAACAAGCGCGTACTGGCCGCCGGAGAACACGATTACACGATGGATTTCCTCGATTTTCCGGATAGGGTCGAAGATGCAGATTTCGAAGGGGCATTGGTCATCGTGACGGACACTGCAAATACGGACCGCATCGACGACCAGCGCTATCATAGCGGCGCGAAATTGGTGAAAATCGACCATCATCCAAACGATGACAATTACGGGGATATTTGCCAAGTGGATACGAAAGCAAGTTCTTCATCTGAAATGATCTATGAATTATTTACATATGGGCAAGCAGAAGAAAACTGGGCCATGCCTGATGCAAGTGCCAGGCTGCTCTATGCTGGGATCATCGGCGATACTGGGCGCTTCTTGTTTCCGAGCACAACACAGAAAACCTTCGATGTGGCAGGCGAATTGATCAAGTATAATTTTGACCGCAATGAACTCCATAACGGCATGTACGAGATGGAGCGCAAATTGCTTCATCTCCAAGGATATATGTACCAAAATTTCCAAATGAACGAAAACGGCGCAGCTTTTGTGAAGATTACACAGGACATTTTGGCGAAATTCGATGTGACTCCGACAGATACATCGTTGCTGGTCGGTTCGCTCGGAAACGTCAAAGGCATCAAAGCTTGGGTCATTTTAATAGAAGAAGATACTGAAATACGTGTCCGCCTGCGTTCAAAAGGGCCGGTTATCAATACGCTCGCAAAAGAATTCGGCGGCGGCGGGCATCCGATGGCATCTGGCGCAGTTGCCTATTCTTGGGATGAGGCTGACCGGGTCATCCTTCGCCTGGAGGAAATTTGCGCGAAGGCATAAGGAAAGAAGGTGTTAGAATGGTCTACCCGCATATTGTAACGGCGGCTGATCCGCTGCAAAGCACGATTCGCCTCGAAGAACTGTTTTCGGTTCTCGCCGAACAAGGCGCTGACGCAGCTGCCTTAGTCAATTCCAAATTATACGGGGTCCTGCCATTTTGGGACGCCTGCAAAAAGGCCGGCATCCATGGGGTGCTCGGCCTTTCCGTGCCCGTTGATTTTGACGGTGCCGCCTTGCCCGTGGTGCTGTATGCACAAAATAACACCGGCTACCAGATGCTGTTGAAGCTGACGAGTGCGTTATCGACTCGTGATGTGGAAGCCATTCCCCAAAAATGGCTGGCCGCTTATCAGGAAGGCCTGATATGCGTGATTCCTGATAATGTGGCGTGGGTGCTGACAGACCGCAGCGAAGCGCTCGGCATGCTGTCACGTCTATTCGGTGAGCGCTTAGTTGCGAGCATCGAGCGGCCTGGGGGGACTGTGCAGGAGACTGAAGAAGCGTTTATCGAATTTTGCTCGACATTCGCCCTCAAATTCATGGCGAGCCATGAATGCCGTTATATGAAGCAAGAAGATGCGTTTGCCTATGAAGTGGCGAGATCAATCGGAGGCGGCTTCAAGTTAAGCGATCCTGAACGTCCAAAGCCTGAACATTCAGCGGCATTTGTGCCGACGCAAGCACAATTATCGGAGTGGTTTTCAGATCACCCTGAATGGCTGGAACAAAGCCGTGCATTGCTGATGGACTGCCGTGTCTCCATTCCTCTCAACCGCCAATTGCTGCCGAAGTATCCTGTAAGGGAAGGCAGCAACAAAAGCGAGCTCATCCGCACGCTTTGCCTGAAGGGGTTGGAAGAACGCGTCGGCAAATTGGCACAAAGCTATTCGGACAGGCTCGATTACGAACTTGGCGTCATTTCGACTATGGGCTATATCGATTATTTCCTCATTGTTTCCGATTTCATGGCTTATGCAAGAAACAAGGGCATCCTGACTGGCCCGGGCCGTGGATCCTCTGCCGGTTCGCTCGTGGCCTTCGCGCTGCGCATTACGGATGTCGACCCACTCGCCCATGGATTGCTATTCGAGCGCTTCCTTAATCCAGAGCGCGTCACTTTACCGGATATCGACATTGACTTCGCGGATCACCGACGCCATGAAGTCGTTGAATACGTCGCGAAAAAATACGGCGCCTTGCAGACCGCACAAATCATCACATTCGGCACATTATCCACAAAAGCGGTCGCGAGAGACACGGCAAGGGTATTTGGTTTTGAAGCCGAAGAGCTCGACAAGATCTCCAAACTCATCCCGAGCCGGCCGGGCATCACTTTGCGCGAAGCGCTTCGCGAATCGAAAGCGCTGGAGGATTGGATTATCGGCAATGAAAGCCGTGAACGCTGGTTCAAGACGGCGCTGAAGCTGGAAGGCCTGCCACGGAATTCTTCGATTCACGCAGCCGGCGTCATTTTGAGCCCAGGCCCGTTAGTGGATTATGTCCCGATTGAAAAAGGCAATGACGATATTTTCATCACCCAATGGCCGATGCAGGAACTTGAAGCGATCGGCTTATTGAAAATGGACTTTCTTGGATTGCGTAATTTGACGATTCTGGAAAACATGGCGCATATGCTAAAACGCGACCGGCATACGACGATTGATTACCGAAGTTTGACGCTCGACGATAAAGAAACCTATGCTTTACTGGCGAAAGGCGATACAGCGGGGATTTTCCAGCTGGAGTCGCCAGGCATGCGGCGCGCATTAATGCTCATCAAACCGAGCGCATTCGGCGATATTGTCGCGGTCAATGCCTTGTACCGTCCAGGCCCGATGGAATTCATCCCGCTTTACGCACGCCGCAAGCACGGCGAAGAGGCAGTGTCCTATATCCATCCCGTGCTAGAGCCGATTTTATCGGAAACGTACGGCGTCATCGTCTATCAAGAGCAGATCATGAAAATCGCCGCTGAAATGGCAGGCTTCAGCTTAGGCGAGGCCGATCTATTGCGCCGTGCGGTCAGCAAAAAAAATCGCCAAATCCTTGACGAAGAACGCCAGCATTTCATCGGCGGAGCTACCGCAAACGGCTATACCGCAAAAGAAGCGGGAGATGTCTACGACTTGATTGTACGTTTTGCCGATTACGGTTTCCCGAAAAGCCATGCAGTCGCCTACAGCATGATTTCCTATCAACTGGCTTATATGAAAGCCCATTATCCCGTGCAGTTCTATGCCGCGCTGTTATCGAACAGCCGAGGGAATAATGAGAAAACGGCACAATTCATGCGTGAAATGAAAGAACGCGGAATCGAGCTTGCTGCGCCGTGCATCGCGAATAGCCGCTACGGCTTTTCGTCGGAAGAACAACAGGTGCGCACAGGGCTCAGCGCTGTAAAAGGCGTCCCCGGTACGGCCGTTAAAGCCATTCTCGCAGCGAGAAAAGACGGGCCTTTCCAAAGCCTATTCAATATCGCCGAACGGATATCGGCCGTCCATTTCACACGCAAGGCTTTTGAGCCGCTCATCAAAGCCGGGGCACTGGACGCTCTCGGGAAAGACCGTGCCGTCCTGCTCGCGTCGCTTGACAGCGCGATCAAACACGCGGAATTGGTCAAGCCGAATGAAGACCCCGGCTTGTTCGATGACATGGGATCTAGCTTCATGAAACCGAAATACACCAAAGCCGAACCGATGCCGGATGGGCTCAAGCTCGACTTCGAAAAAGAAGCACTCGGCTTTTATTTGAGTACGCATCCCGTGGAACGGGAAAAAGAGCAGCGCAACAAAGCCTACACTGCGCTCAATGACCTGCCGAAGAAAAAAGACCGCGAGCGTGTTGAAGTGCTCGGGATGGTGGAAGACGTACGGCGCATCCGCACGAAAAAAGGCGATGCGATGGCGTTTGTCACCTTGCAGGATGAAACCGGCGTGGCAGCGGTTACGCTGTTCCCGAAAGAGTATGCGCAATACAACGAAATGCTCGATAAAGATGCCTTGCTCGAAATCCAGGGAACAGCTGAAACCCGCCAAGGCAAGACGACCATCATCTGCAAAACCATCTTGTAAAGCAACGGAACGAGCCACATTCATATAAATGAATCGACAAGGAACTGCATTTCTTAAAAAGAAATGCAGTTTTTTCTTTACGGCAGCCGAAATTTTTTGTAAGGTATAGAAAGATTAGTGGTCAGACCACTTTCAAAAAAATGGAAACAAAAGGAGTTTTCATGAATCAGCCTAAACGCTATTTAAATATTGTAAGTGAAATGCGGGACATGATTCGGGAACAGAACATTCGGCCGGGCGACCGGATCCCTTCCGAACGGGAATTGGCTGAAAAGTTGGCGGTTGGCCGGTCGACGATCCGCGAGGCGCTTCGGAGCCTGGAGTTATTAGGGCTTATCGAAACCCGACGAGGGGAAGGGACATTTTTAGCAGACCCAAGAAAACACCGGCTCGTCGAATTGCTGGCGACCTTCATATTGCAGGACACAAAAACCCTGGAAGATGTGCGGGAGACAATGTGTATACACGAAACGGCAGCTATCCAGGCAATCTGCGCAAGCGACGCCTCCAAACTTCCGGTATGGGAAAGTTTACGCGAGCGGCTGGATGGGCATGAATTCATAAGGGAAGACTTTGTCCGCGAATTGATGGTGCTGTCAGGCAACCGCCTTTCGCTGAAAATTTGGTTCTTATTAAAGCAATACGGGGGCAACCCTTATGACGGCGAAGTAATGCCGGAAGAGAGACCCTTGCTGAAAAACATCCTGCAGGCGATTGAGCAGCAGGATGCCGAAACGGCTATCCGGGATTTTAAAGCCTGGAGCAGCGTCTTAATCAAAGGAGAGAATGCACAATGGCAATGATACGCGATATATTCAAGCGAAAACGAGATGAAAAAGAAGCGACCATCCCTTCAAAAGCGGCGAAAGATGTGCCGGAAGGCTTGATGACGAAATGCCCGAACTGCAAGCACATCACCTTAACGAAGGAATTGGAGAATTTGGGCAAAGTATGCCCGAAATGCGACCATCATTTCAAGATGACGGCCCACGAGCGAATCGTCCATCTATTGGACGATTCAAGCTTCGATTCGGTAGACGATCATTTGAAATCTGAAAACCCGCTGAATTTCCCAGGTTACAGCGAGAAAGTCCAAGCTGATAGCGAAAAAACCGGTTTGAATGAAGCGGTGCTTACAGGGACCGGTTCGATCAAAGGCCAGCAAGTGGTCGTGGCCGTAATGGATTCGCATTTCCGCATGGGCTCGATGGGCTCGGTGGTCGGCGAGAAAATCACGCGCGCTGTTGAGTTGGCAACTAAATTGAAAGTGCCGTTTTTGATCTTCACAGCAAGCGGTGGAGCGCGCATGCAAGAAGGCGTATTGTCGCTCATGCAAATGGCAAAAACAAGTGTCGCGTTAAAACGCCATTCGAATGAAGGCTTGTTGTTTGTATCGATCTTGACACATCCGACGACTGGCGGCGTATCTGCCAGCTTTGCTTCTGTCGGTGACATCAATCTGGCGGAACCGAAAGCTTTGATCGGCTTTGCGGGGCGTCGTGTCATCGAGCAGACCGTGCGTGAGAAATTGCCGGAAGACTTCCAGACGGCAGAGTTTTTGCTTGACCATGGCCAGCTCGATGCGGTCGTGCATCGCTCTAAAATGCGCGAGACGCTGTCGACCATTGTGCAATTGCACGTGAAAGGAGCTGGATCCGATGCCTAAAAAGAAAATGAAAACAATGGCGTTTGAAGAACCTTTGATTGAGTTGAGAAAAAAGATTTCCGAGTTGAAGGAATACACAAAAACGGCGGATGTCGATCTTAGTTCCGAAATTACTTCTTTGGAAGATCGTTTTGCCAAACTCGAGGAAGAAATCTATGAGAACATGAAACCTTGGGACCGTGTTCAAGTGGCGCGCCATCCGGAACGCCCGACGACTTTGGATTATTTGCCGCTTGTCTTCAAGGATTTCATCGAACTGCACGGAGACCGTGTCTACGGCGATGATGAGGCGATCATCGGCGGAATCGGTAGTTTCGAAGGGCAACCGGTGACGATCATCGGCCATCAGCGGGGCAAGGACACAAAAGAAAACGTGCGCCGCAACTTCGGCATGCCGCATCCTGAAGGTTACCGGAAAGCGTTGCGTTTGATGAAACAGGCGGAAAAATTCGGCCGCCCGGTCATTTGCCTGATCGATACGAAAGGCGCTTATCCGGGAAGAGCTGCAGAAGAACGCGGGCAAAGCGAAGCGATCGCCCGCAACCTCGTAGAGATGGCCGGTCTTGAAGTGCCGGTGCTGTCGATCGTGATCGGCGAAGGCGGAAGCGGCGGGGCGCTCGCGCTTGGCGTCGGCAACCAGATCCTGATGCTTGAAAACTCGACGTTCTCGGTCATTTCGCCTGAAGGGGCGGCATCGATCCTGTGGAAAGATGCGGCACTTGCGAAAACTGCAGCGGAAGCCATGAAAATCACGGCACCTGACCTGTTGGAGATGGGCATCATCGAGCATATGATTCCCGAAGTACGTGGCGGCGCGCATCACGACACCGCTCGCCAGGCACAATTGATCAGCGGCGCCATCCGCTATTCCTTGAAGGAATTGGAAGGCTTGAGCCCAGATCAATTGATTTCGCAGCGCTATGAGAAATTCAGGGCAATCGGTGTTTTCACGGAATAAAAATCAGGCCGCGTAAAGCGGTCTTTTTATTTTTTGGAATTCAATAAAAAACGCATGCTAAACAGGAGTTATGGACTGACAGCACAGGCCCTGCGTGGTAAGGTGAATAAAGTAAAAAGGAAGTGCAGGAGGCGGTTTTGGTGAAGAAAATTGGAGTGTTGACAAGTGGCGGCGATTCGCCGGGGATGAATGCAGCGGTACGCGCAGTCGTCCGGAAAGGCATTTACCATGGCATCGAAGTGGCTGGCGTCTATTATGGCTACCAAGGATTGATTGAAGGCAACATCAAAGACCTGCAAGCAGGTGATGTCGGGGATATTATCCAGCGTGGCGGCACGAAGCTCTATTCTGCCCGCTGTGACGAATTCCGGACAGAAGAAGGTCAATGGAAAGCCATCGAGCAGATGAAGAAAAATGACCTTGAAGGCTTGGTTGTCATCGGCGGAGATGGTTCGTACCGTGGGGCGATGGCTTTGACGAAAAAAGGATTCCCGAGCATCGGAGTGCCTGGAACAATCGATAACGATATTCCCGGG
It encodes the following:
- a CDS encoding FadR/GntR family transcriptional regulator encodes the protein MNQPKRYLNIVSEMRDMIREQNIRPGDRIPSERELAEKLAVGRSTIREALRSLELLGLIETRRGEGTFLADPRKHRLVELLATFILQDTKTLEDVRETMCIHETAAIQAICASDASKLPVWESLRERLDGHEFIREDFVRELMVLSGNRLSLKIWFLLKQYGGNPYDGEVMPEERPLLKNILQAIEQQDAETAIRDFKAWSSVLIKGENAQWQ
- the accD gene encoding acetyl-CoA carboxylase, carboxyltransferase subunit beta: MAMIRDIFKRKRDEKEATIPSKAAKDVPEGLMTKCPNCKHITLTKELENLGKVCPKCDHHFKMTAHERIVHLLDDSSFDSVDDHLKSENPLNFPGYSEKVQADSEKTGLNEAVLTGTGSIKGQQVVVAVMDSHFRMGSMGSVVGEKITRAVELATKLKVPFLIFTASGGARMQEGVLSLMQMAKTSVALKRHSNEGLLFVSILTHPTTGGVSASFASVGDINLAEPKALIGFAGRRVIEQTVREKLPEDFQTAEFLLDHGQLDAVVHRSKMRETLSTIVQLHVKGAGSDA
- the accA gene encoding acetyl-CoA carboxylase carboxyl transferase subunit alpha; this translates as MPKKKMKTMAFEEPLIELRKKISELKEYTKTADVDLSSEITSLEDRFAKLEEEIYENMKPWDRVQVARHPERPTTLDYLPLVFKDFIELHGDRVYGDDEAIIGGIGSFEGQPVTIIGHQRGKDTKENVRRNFGMPHPEGYRKALRLMKQAEKFGRPVICLIDTKGAYPGRAAEERGQSEAIARNLVEMAGLEVPVLSIVIGEGGSGGALALGVGNQILMLENSTFSVISPEGAASILWKDAALAKTAAEAMKITAPDLLEMGIIEHMIPEVRGGAHHDTARQAQLISGAIRYSLKELEGLSPDQLISQRYEKFRAIGVFTE